A genomic region of Capra hircus breed San Clemente chromosome 19, ASM170441v1, whole genome shotgun sequence contains the following coding sequences:
- the HEXIM2 gene encoding protein HEXIM2 — protein MKDWEQKKVASPNQLPPAALEEAKISGTCGSPRTSPEPHDPGGSRPLTPRMESHSEEEDPPGAGSGLGWNGRSPQAQSPGACSAEAMLARKKHRRRPSKRKRHWRPYLELSWAEKQQRDERQSQRASRVREEMFAKGQPVAPYNTTQFLMNDRDPEEPNLDVPQGASHPGSSGESEAGDSDAQGRAHGEFQQKDFSEAYERYHAESLQGRSKEELVQDYLDLERRLSQAEEEMRRLRQLRECTSWRPCYQVEELAAEIERLRTENQRLRQENEMWNREGGRRGGQPGS, from the coding sequence ATCTCTGGCACTTGTGGGAGCCCCCGAACATCCCCTGAGCCTCATGACCCTGGAGGTTCCCGGCCCCTGACCCCTCGGATGGAGAGCCACTCAGAGGAGGAAGACCCTCCTGGGGCTGGCAGTGGCCTGGGCTGGAATGGTAGGAGTCCCCAGGCCCAGAGCCCAGGGGCCTGTTCTGCAGAGGCCATGCTGGCCCGGAAGAAACACCGCCGGCGGCCCTCAAAGCGCAAGCGGCACTGGCGGCCCTATTTGGAGCTCAGCTGGGCTGAGAAGCAACAGCGGGATGAGAGGCAGAGCCAGCGGGCCTCCCGGGTCCGAGAGGAGATGTTTGCTAAAGGCCAGCCCGTGGCACCCTACAACACTACCCAGTTCCTGATGAACGACCGAGACCCCGAGGAGCCCAACCTGGATGTGCCCCAGGGGGCCTCCCACCCAGGCTCCAGCGGGGAGAGTGAGGCCGGGGACAGTGACGCGCAAGGCCGCGCTCATGGGGAGTTCCAGCAGAAGGATTTCTCCGAGGCCTACGAGCGGTATCACGCCGAGAGCCTGCAGGGCCGCAGCAAGGAGGAACTGGTGCAAGACTACCTGGATCTGGAGAGGCGGCTGTCCCAGGCCGAGGAGGAGATGAGGAGGCTGCGGCAGCTGCGGGAATGCACCAGCTGGCGCCCCTGTTACCAAGTGGAGGAACTGGCCGCTGAGATAGAGAGGCTCCGGACGGAGAACCAGCGACTTCGGCAGGAGAATGAGATGTGGAACCGAGAAGGCGGCCGCCGTGGTGGGCAGCCGGGCAGCTAG